A single genomic interval of Gammaproteobacteria bacterium harbors:
- the pdxA gene encoding 4-hydroxythreonine-4-phosphate dehydrogenase PdxA translates to MSRSRSDPPIIALTPGEPAGIGPDLLLTLARRGFACPLIAVADPALLAGRAALLGFELTILPPEPLPAPAGSLRVLPVSLRAPARPGVLDVANAAYVLETLDTALAACLDRRVDALVTGPVHKGIINDAGIAFSGHTEYLAAATGTVRVVMMLATPGLRVALATTHLPLREVPDRVRGPLLTETIEILHRELVNRFAIPDPHILVAGLNPHAGEGGHMGREEIDHIIPCLERLRARGMKLSGPLPADTLFTPHCLEGADAVLAMYHDQGLPVLKHMGFGQAVNITLGLPIVRTSVDHGTAIDLAGRGLADSGSMQCAIDTAIGMARAGTRGAA, encoded by the coding sequence TTGTCGAGATCAAGATCTGATCCGCCCATCATCGCGCTGACACCGGGAGAGCCCGCGGGAATCGGCCCCGACCTGCTGCTCACTCTCGCCCGGCGCGGCTTTGCCTGCCCGCTGATTGCCGTCGCGGACCCGGCACTGCTCGCCGGGCGCGCCGCGCTGCTGGGGTTTGAACTCACCATCCTGCCACCCGAGCCGCTGCCGGCACCGGCGGGCTCCCTGCGTGTGTTGCCGGTAAGCCTGCGTGCGCCGGCCCGGCCCGGAGTACTCGATGTCGCCAATGCGGCCTACGTGCTCGAGACGCTCGATACCGCACTCGCCGCCTGCCTCGACCGACGGGTCGATGCGCTGGTCACCGGGCCGGTGCACAAGGGCATCATCAATGACGCCGGCATCGCGTTCAGCGGCCATACCGAGTACCTGGCCGCGGCCACCGGCACCGTGCGCGTGGTGATGATGCTGGCCACGCCGGGGCTGCGCGTCGCGCTGGCCACCACGCACCTGCCATTGCGCGAAGTACCCGACCGGGTGCGCGGACCACTGCTCACCGAGACCATCGAGATCCTGCACCGGGAACTCGTCAACCGCTTCGCGATCCCCGATCCGCACATACTGGTGGCCGGGCTCAACCCGCACGCCGGCGAGGGCGGACACATGGGGCGCGAGGAAATCGATCACATCATCCCCTGTCTCGAACGGCTGCGCGCGCGCGGCATGAAACTGAGCGGCCCGCTGCCGGCCGATACGCTGTTCACGCCGCACTGCCTCGAAGGCGCCGACGCGGTGCTCGCGATGTACCACGACCAGGGATTGCCGGTTCTGAAACACATGGGTTTCGGGCAAGCCGTGAACATCACGCTGGGCTTGCCGATCGTGCGTACCTCGGTGGACCATGGCACCGCGATCGATCTCGCCGGGCGCGGACTGGCCGACAGCGGCAGCATGCAATGCGCGATCGATACCGCGATCGGGATGGCCCGCGCGGGCACCCGGGGTGCTGCCTGA
- the rsmA gene encoding 16S rRNA (adenine(1518)-N(6)/adenine(1519)-N(6))-dimethyltransferase RsmA codes for MSAPQILNRPRKRFGQNFLSDRHVIDHILAVIDARPADTVVEIGPGRGALTDGLIASGARLHLIELDRDLAANWKMRESARLSVHEGDALRFDFNTLADAATRLRMVGNLPYNISTPLLFHLLDCGERLRDMHFMLQREVVERLGAGPGSADYGRLSVMVQYRCLVEPLFEVPPEAFVPAPRVHSAVVRLQPRPFPHGSAACARTLAQVVRQAFGQRRKTLRNALQGLIAARALEALGIDPGRRPETLSVQEFVAISNAATLAAETV; via the coding sequence ATGTCGGCGCCGCAGATCCTCAACCGTCCACGCAAACGCTTTGGCCAGAATTTCCTGAGCGATCGTCATGTCATAGACCACATCCTCGCCGTGATCGATGCGCGCCCTGCCGATACCGTGGTCGAAATCGGTCCCGGGCGCGGCGCACTCACCGACGGCCTGATCGCCAGCGGCGCGCGGCTGCACCTGATCGAACTCGACCGCGATCTTGCCGCCAACTGGAAAATGCGCGAATCCGCACGTCTCAGCGTGCACGAGGGCGACGCGCTGCGTTTCGACTTCAACACGCTTGCGGATGCCGCTACCCGGCTGCGGATGGTCGGCAACCTCCCCTACAACATCTCGACCCCGCTGCTGTTCCATCTGCTCGACTGTGGCGAGCGCCTGCGCGACATGCATTTCATGCTGCAACGCGAAGTGGTCGAGCGCCTCGGCGCCGGACCCGGCAGCGCGGACTATGGTCGCCTGAGCGTGATGGTGCAGTACCGCTGCCTGGTCGAACCGCTGTTCGAGGTGCCGCCGGAGGCGTTCGTGCCGGCGCCGCGCGTGCATTCCGCCGTGGTGCGCCTGCAGCCGCGGCCGTTTCCGCATGGATCCGCCGCCTGCGCGCGCACCCTGGCCCAGGTGGTGCGCCAGGCATTCGGCCAGCGCCGCAAAACGCTGCGCAACGCGCTGCAGGGCCTCATCGCCGCGCGCGCGCTGGAGGCGCTCGGCATCGATCCCGGACGCCGCCCGGAAACGCTCTCGGTGCAGGAATTCGTCGCGATCAGCAATGCCGCCACCCTCGCCGCGGAAACCGTCTGA
- a CDS encoding symmetrical bis(5'-nucleosyl)-tetraphosphatase, with translation MATYAVGDVQGCYDALMQMLELVQFDASRDRIWFAGDLVNRGPDSLRVLRLVHELGERAVTVLGNHDLHLLAVAAGARAPTRKDSLDAILEAPDRDLLLDWLRRRPLAWREDGLPFLMVHAGVPPQWSVSDTLARAAEVQAVLRAPDYRDFLAHMYGDSPDCWSDDLGGHERLRVITNYLTRMRFCDAAGRLDLETKSAPSGAIAGFAPWFSHPERRAAATPILFGHWASLEGKTDSSEVFALDTGCVWGGRLRAMRLEDGALYHCSC, from the coding sequence ATGGCTACCTACGCGGTCGGCGATGTGCAGGGCTGCTACGACGCCCTCATGCAGATGCTGGAGCTCGTGCAGTTCGATGCCAGCCGCGACCGGATCTGGTTTGCCGGCGACCTGGTCAACCGCGGACCCGATTCGTTGCGCGTGCTGCGCCTGGTGCATGAACTTGGCGAGCGCGCGGTCACCGTTCTCGGCAACCATGATCTGCACCTGCTCGCGGTTGCCGCCGGGGCACGCGCACCGACCCGCAAGGACTCGCTCGATGCGATCCTCGAAGCGCCCGATCGCGACCTGCTGCTCGACTGGCTGCGCCGCCGGCCGCTCGCCTGGCGCGAAGACGGTTTGCCGTTCCTGATGGTGCACGCCGGGGTGCCACCGCAATGGAGTGTCAGTGATACGCTGGCGCGCGCGGCGGAAGTGCAGGCGGTATTGCGCGCACCGGACTATCGCGACTTTCTTGCCCATATGTACGGGGATTCGCCGGATTGCTGGAGTGATGACCTGGGTGGGCACGAGCGCTTGCGGGTGATTACCAACTACCTGACGCGCATGCGCTTCTGCGACGCGGCGGGCCGCCTCGACCTCGAGACAAAAAGCGCACCATCGGGCGCCATCGCCGGCTTTGCGCCGTGGTTCAGCCACCCGGAGCGGCGCGCCGCCGCTACCCCGATCCTGTTCGGTCACTGGGCCTCGCTCGAAGGCAAGACCGACAGCTCCGAGGTATTCGCGCTCGACACCGGCTGCGTGTGGGGTGGCCGGCTGCGGGC
- a CDS encoding peptidylprolyl isomerase, whose protein sequence is MSTSCCRAVFSVTGQTRGKTVLHTNPNARGQWLAAAIMILACCAGIAGGARAQTQPLERVVAIVDDDIILASEYQDRLQQVRDNVAKQGVEAPPPEVLARQVLDRLILERIQLQMGERAGVRISDAQLNEALSGMASQNGMGLDQFRASVEAQGGSYNALREQVRQEMIISRVQQGNVRSRVQVTEQEVNDYLSSEEGQKRTSAVYHIGHLLLPLAKEATLEQENEARAYIETLRTRLAGDETFERFMKAPDKSRYALSGGDLGWRLAGDLPGIFLETVPALKVGEISEPVRSASGLHLVKLFEKRGGSGQMTQQTLVRHILIKPSEIRSDEQAQLLATKLHDRIVAGEDFAKLAREFSDDIGSAQEGGSLGWTSAGQMVPAFEQVMNQTGAGEVSAPFKSEFGWHVLKVEERRTEDLSEELRRNQARNILFGQKYDDELNTWLQKIRDEAFVEIKI, encoded by the coding sequence ATGTCGACCAGCTGCTGCAGAGCAGTATTTTCGGTTACCGGGCAGACAAGGGGGAAGACGGTTTTGCATACTAATCCGAACGCACGGGGCCAGTGGCTTGCCGCTGCCATCATGATCCTGGCCTGTTGTGCCGGCATCGCGGGTGGCGCGCGGGCGCAGACCCAACCGCTGGAACGCGTGGTGGCCATCGTCGATGACGACATCATCCTCGCGAGCGAGTACCAGGATCGCCTGCAGCAGGTGCGCGACAATGTCGCGAAGCAGGGCGTCGAGGCACCGCCACCCGAGGTTCTCGCGCGTCAGGTCCTCGACCGCCTGATTCTCGAGCGGATCCAGTTGCAGATGGGCGAGCGCGCCGGGGTGCGCATCAGCGATGCGCAGCTCAATGAAGCGCTGAGCGGCATGGCCAGCCAGAACGGCATGGGGCTCGACCAGTTCCGCGCCTCGGTGGAAGCACAGGGCGGTTCCTACAATGCACTGCGCGAGCAGGTCCGCCAGGAAATGATCATCTCGCGGGTACAGCAGGGTAACGTGCGCAGCCGGGTGCAGGTCACCGAGCAGGAGGTCAACGATTACCTCAGCTCGGAAGAGGGCCAGAAGCGCACCTCGGCGGTGTACCACATCGGCCACCTGCTGCTGCCGCTGGCCAAGGAAGCGACCCTGGAGCAGGAGAACGAGGCGCGCGCCTATATCGAGACGCTGCGCACGCGCCTCGCCGGCGACGAGACCTTCGAGCGCTTCATGAAAGCTCCGGACAAGAGCCGCTATGCGCTCTCGGGCGGTGATCTCGGCTGGCGGCTGGCGGGAGACCTGCCGGGCATATTCCTCGAAACGGTTCCTGCTCTCAAAGTGGGCGAAATCTCGGAGCCGGTGCGCAGCGCCAGCGGCCTGCACCTGGTGAAGCTGTTCGAGAAACGTGGCGGCAGCGGCCAGATGACCCAGCAGACACTGGTGCGCCACATCCTGATCAAGCCCTCGGAAATTCGCAGCGACGAGCAGGCGCAACTGCTCGCCACCAAGCTGCACGACCGCATCGTCGCCGGCGAGGATTTCGCAAAGCTGGCGCGGGAATTCTCCGATGATATCGGCTCGGCGCAGGAAGGCGGCTCACTTGGCTGGACCAGCGCGGGGCAGATGGTGCCGGCATTCGAGCAGGTCATGAACCAGACCGGCGCCGGCGAAGTGAGCGCGCCGTTCAAGAGCGAATTCGGCTGGCACGTACTGAAGGTCGAGGAGCGGCGCACCGAGGACCTCAGCGAGGAACTGCGTCGCAACCAGGCGCGCAACATTCTTTTTGGCCAGAAATACGATGACGAGTTGAACACCTGGCTGCAGAAGATCCGGGACGAGGCCTTTGTCGAGATCAAGATCTGA